The following proteins are co-located in the Peromyscus maniculatus bairdii isolate BWxNUB_F1_BW_parent chromosome 23, HU_Pman_BW_mat_3.1, whole genome shotgun sequence genome:
- the Snrnp35 gene encoding U11/U12 small nuclear ribonucleoprotein 35 kDa protein, translated as MSDWMPIAKEYDPLKAGSIDGTDEDPHDRAVWRAMLARYVPNKGVTGDPLLTLFVARLNLQTKEEKLQEVFSRYGDIRRLRLVRDLVTGFSKGYAFIEYKEERALLKAYRDADGLVIDQHEIFVDYELERTLRGWIPRRLGGGLGGKKESGQLRFGGRDRPFRKPINLPVVKNEPHREGKRARRERSRSRDRHWDPRPRERDHDRGREKRWPERELARVWPENDWEREREFREDRAKGRDKRDRSK; from the coding sequence ATGAGTGACTGGATGCCCATCGCCAAGGAATATGACCCACTCAAAGCTGGCAGCATTGATGGCACAGATGAGGACCCTCATGACCGGGCTGTGTGGAGGGCCATGCTGGCCCGCTACGTACCCAACAAAGGCGTTACCGGGGACCCACTCCTTACCCTGTTTGTGGCCCGACTGAACCTGCAAACCAAAGAGGAGAAGTTACAGGAAGTCTTCTCCCGCTATGGTGACATCCGGCGCCTGCGGCTGGTGCGGGACCTGGTGACCGGCTTCTCCAAGGGCTACGCCTTCATCGAGTACAAGGAGGAGCGGGCCCTGCTGAAGGCCTACCGTGACGCTGACGGCCTGGTCATCGACCAGCACGAGATCTTCGTGGACTACGAGCTGGAGCGCACCCTCCGCGGCTGGATCCCTCGGCGGCTGGGCGGGGGGCTGGGCGGGAAAAAGGAATCTGGACAACTGAGGTTCGGGGGCCGGGACCGGCCTTTCCGGAAACCCATCAACCTGCCGGTTGTCAAGAACGAGCCGCACAGAGAAGgcaaaagagcaaggagggagcGCTCTCGATCTCGGGACAGACACTGGGACCCCAGGCCCCGGGAGCGGGACCATGACAGGGGCCGGGAGAAGCGCTGGCCGGAGAGGGAGCTGGCCAGGGTGTGGCCTGAGAATGATTGGGAACGTGAGAGGGAGTTCAGGGAGGACAGGGCCAAAGGCAGGGACAAGAGGGACAGGAGCAAGTAG